One part of the Rattus rattus isolate New Zealand chromosome 14, Rrattus_CSIRO_v1, whole genome shotgun sequence genome encodes these proteins:
- the Ddx41 gene encoding probable ATP-dependent RNA helicase DDX41 has product MEESEPERKRARTHEATAGGSRSEDEDEDDEDYVPYVPLRQRRQLLLQKLLQRRRKGAAEEEQQDSGSEPRGDEDDIPLGPQSNVSLLDQHQHLKEKAEARKESAKEKQLKEEEKILESVAEGRALMSVKEMAKGITYDDPIKTSWTPPRYVLSMSEERHERVRKKYHILVEGDGIPPPIKSFKEMKLPAAILRGLKKKGILHPTPIQIQGIPTILSGRDMIGIAFTGSGKTLVFTLPVIMFCLEQEKRLPFSKREGPYGLIICPSRELARQTHGILEYYCRLLQEDSSPLLRCALCIGGMSVKEQMETIRHGVHMMVATPGRLMDLLQKKMVSLDICRYLALDEADRMIDMGFEGDIRTIFSYFKGQRQTLLFSATMPKKIQNFAKSALVKPVTINVGRAGAASLDVIQEVEYVKEEAKMVYLLECLQKTPPPVLIFAEKKADVDAIHEYLLLKGVEAVAIHGGKDQEERTKAIEAFREGKKDVLVATDVASKGLDFPAIQHVINYDMPEEIENYVHRIGRTGRSGNTGIATTFINKACDESVLMDLKALLLEAKQKVPPVLQVLHCGDESMLDIGGERGCAFCGGLGHRITDCPKLEAMQTKQVSNIGRKDYLAHSSMDF; this is encoded by the exons ATGGAGGAGTCGGAACCCGAGCGGAAG CGAGCTCGCACGCACGAGGCGACTGCGGGTGGGAGCCGCTCCGAGGACGAAGATGAGGACGACGAGGACTACGTGCCCTACGTGCCGTTGCGGCAGCGCCGGCAGCTTCTG CTCCAGAAGCTGCTGCAGCGAAGACGCAAGGGAGCTGcagaggaagagcagcaggacAGTGGCAGTGAGCCCCGAGGAGATGAGGACGACATCCCGCTGGGTCCTCAGTCCAATGTCAGCCTCCTGGATCAGCACCAGCACCTCAAAGAGAAGGCTGAAG CACGCAAGGAGTCCGCCAAggaaaagcaactgaaggaagaagaaaagattctGGAGAGTGTGGCTGAAGGCCGAG CCTTGATGTCAGTGAAGGAAATGGCCAAAGGCATTACCTACGACGATCCAATCAAAACTAG TTGGACACCCCCGCGCTATGTCCTGAGCATGTCAGAAGAGCGGCACGAGCGTGTTCGGAAGAAGTACCACATCCTGGTGGAGGGAGACGGTATCCCGCCACCCATCAAGAGCTTCAAGGAAATGAAGCTCCCTGCAG CTATCCTTCGAGGCCTGAAGAAAAAGGGCATCCTCCACccaacacccattcagatccagGGCATCCCTACCAT TCTGTCTGGTCGGGACATGATTGGCATCGCCTTCACGGGGTCAGGCAAGACTCTGGTGTTCACACTGCCCGTCATCATGTTCTGCCTGGAACAAGAGAAGCGGTTGCCTTTCTCCAAGCGGGAAGGGCCTTATGGACTTATCATCTGCCCCTCA CGAGAGCTGGCTCGGCAGACCCATGGCATCCTGGAGTATTACTGCCGTCTGCTGCAGGAAGACAGCTCCCCTCTCCTGCGCTGCGCGCTCTGCATCGGGGGCATGTCGGTAAAGGAGCAGATGGAGACCATCCGACA TGGTGTTCACATGATGGTAGCCACACCGGGACGCCTCATGGATTTGCTGCAGAAGAAAATGGTCAGCCTAGACATCTGCCGCTACCTGGCCCTGGATGAGGCTGACCGCATGATCGACATGGGCTTTGAGGGTGACATCCGTACCATCTTCTCCTACTTCAAG GGCCAGCGGCAGACTCTGCTCTTCAGTGCCACCATGCCGAAGAAGATTCAGAACTTCGCCAAGAGCGCCCTGGTCAAGCCTGTCACCATCAATGTTGGTCGTGCTGGAGCAGCCAGCCTTGACGTCATCCAG GAGGTGGAATATGTGAAGGAGGAAGCCAAGATGGTGTACCTGCTTGAGTGCTTGCAGAAGACGCCCCCACCT GTACTCATCTttgcagagaagaaagcagatgtGGATGCCATTCACGAATACCTCCTGCTCAAAGGAGTTGAGGCTGTGGCCATTCATGGGGGCAAAG ACCAGGAAGAGCGGACCAAGGCCATTGAGGCATTCCGGGAAGGCAAGAAGGACGTTTTAGTGGCCACGGACGTGGCCTCTAAAGGCCTAGACTTTCCTGCCATCCAGCACGTCATCAACTATGACATGCCTGAAGAAATCGAGAACTATG TGCACCGAATCGGCCGCACTGGGCGCTCAGGAAACACAGGCATCGCCACCACCTTTATCAACAAGGCCTGCG aTGAGTCAGTGCTCATGGACCTCAAAGCCTTGTTGCTGGAGGCCAAGCAGAAGGTACCACCTGTTCTGCAAGTGCTGCACTGTGGGGATGAGTCCATGCTGGACATCGGAG gAGAACGGGGCTGCGCCTTCTGTGGAGGCCTTGGTCATCGCATCACTGACTGCCCCAAACTCGAAGCCATGCAGACCAAGCAGGTCAGCAACATTGGCCGCAAGGACTACCTGGCGCACAGCTCCATGGACTTCTga
- the Dok3 gene encoding docking protein 3, with translation MESVETPVKDGLLYQQHMKFGKKCWRKVWALLYAGGPAGVARLESWDVRDGGLGPGGDRPAGPGRRGERRVIRLADCVSVLPADGESCPRDTGAFLITTTERSHLLAAQHRQSWMDPICQLAFPSTGECSSGSGQAESPKRGFVPMEENSIYSSWQEVAEFPVVVQRTEATTRCQLKGPYLLVLGQDDIQLRETSKPQACYSWPYRFLRKFGSDKGVFSFEAGRRCDSGEGLFAFSSPRAPDICGAVAAAIARQRERLPELAMSPPCPLPRALSLPSLEPPGELREVAPEYELAPSRKLPLTDPGPQSLPLLLSPTQDGTASSLYASVSKQTSKHKATAEHLYENVFMLEASPGLSNGGPEAQEGPPGGRSPLGSPIYHNSEELSWPGSAHDSNLEAQYRRLLELELDDAGGAGRPGAQTGIKAKLVTLLTRERKKGPAPCDRP, from the exons ATGGAATCTGTGGAGACACCTGTCAAGGACGGCCTCCTCTACCAGCAGCACATGAAGTTTGGCAAG AAATGCTGGCGCAAAGTGTGGGCTCTGCTGTATGCCGGAGGCCCGGCGGGAGTAGCTCGGCTAGAAAGCTGGGACGTTCGTGATGGTGGCCTGGGGCCAGGAGGTGACAGGCCCGCAGGGCCTGGCCGTAGAGGGGAACGCCGGGTCATACGCTTGGCTGACTGTGTATCTGTTCTGCCGGCGGATGGTGAGAGTTGCCCCAGGGACACTGGGGCCTTCCTGATCACCACCACTGAGCGAAGCCACCTGCTGGCTGCACAGCACCGCCAGTCATGGATGGACCCCATCTGCCAGCTGGCCTTCCCG AGTACCGGAGAATGTTCCTCAGGATCAGGACAGGCTGAGAGTCCAAAAAGGGGCTTTGTCCCCATGGAGGAAAactccatctactcctcctggcaGGAAG TTGCTGAGTTTCCGGTGGTGGTGCAGAGGACAGAGGCCACCACCCGCTGCCAGCTGAAGGGACCCTACCTCCTGGTGCTGGGCCAAGATGACATTCAGCTGCGGGAGACTTCCAAGCCCCAGGCCTGCTATAGCTGGCCCTACCGTTTCCTGCGCAAGTTTGGCTCTGACAAG GGTGTGTTCTCTTTTGAGGCTGGCCGCCGCTGCGACTCAGGGGAGGGCCTTTTTGCCTTCAGTAGTCCGCGTGCACCAGACATATGTGGAGCTGTGGCCGCAGCCATTGCCCGTCAGCGGGAGCGTCTTCCAGAGTTGGCCatgtccccaccctgccccctccctcgggccctctccctgccttccctaGAGCCCCCTGGAGAGCTTCGGGAGGTGGCCCCAGAATATGAGCTGGCCCCTTCCAGAAAGCTGCCTCTAACTGATCCtggacctcaaagcctacccctgcTGCTCAGCCCCACACAAGACGGGACAGCCTCCAGTCTCTATGCGTCTGTGAGCAAGCAGACCAGCAAGCACAAAGCCACCGCGGAGCATCTCTACGAGAACGTGTTCATGCTGGAGGCCAGCCCCGGGCTGTCCAACGGGGGTCCTGAGGCCCAAGAGGGCCCTCCTGGTGGCCGCAGCCCCCTGGGCAGCCCCATCTACCATAACAGCGAGGAGCTGAGTTGGCCTGGCTCGGCCCACGACAGCAATCTGGAAGCCCAGTACCGGAGgctgctggagctggagctcgATGATGCTGGAGGCGCCGGCCGTCCTGGAGCACAGACAGGCATCAAGGCCAAGCTGGTAACCCTGCTGACTCGTGAACGGAAGAAGGGCCCCGCCCCCTGTGACCGGCCCTGA